The genomic segment CGCCATTTCTACAGTACCTCCTTCGATTCGGAGCGCTTTGCCTTCCACCAGCGCCGCGGCGATTTTCTTATGAGCCGAATCCAGGACGCGGCCAAAGGTGGCGCGCGAGATGTTCATTTTCGCCGCAGCATCTTCCTGGTATAAACCGTCGCGGTCAGCCAGTCGCACCGCTTCCAACTCATCAACCGTCAGGACGACCTCATCAAGGGCGGTCAGGGGAACTCCGCGGGGTTTAAAATAGCAGACTTTGGGGGCGCCGTGAACTCGCCGGGCGCATTGCGGACGGGGCATTATAAACACTCCTTTCTCAGGTATTATGAGCATATGCTCATAATTTGTCAAGGACTTTTTTTGCGCCAGACGGGAAATGGGCGGTTCTGCCGGCAGGAAGATTTATTATATTATTGGCGCAGGCTTGATTAGCTCGCTCCGTATTAACTATACTGTCACAAGCAAGGAAGCAAAGGATGCGGTCAGCTATCACCGGTTGTTTGGCTCTGTGGGCTATTTTGATGCTGCTGGAAAGCGGAACCAGCGCGGAAGAGCTGAGATATCATCCTGATGGACTTTTGGGGCGTCCCAGTCTTCATATTACCGGGCAATATAGTTCAGTCACGGCGCTGAAGGGGACCGCTTATGTTGACCGGCAGTATCTCGGTGTCGGTTTCAGGATTCCGGTAATCGGGCAGCTGACGGTCGGAGGGAATTATTGCGCCCTGATTGAAGACTCGGTGGTTCACTCTTATTGCTTTAAGTTTTCTTACTATGCGGCTAATCCGCTTATAGACCGGGGGAAGACGAACCCGGATGGTCCAGTGGGGAGTCCGGTTTTGCTGGCTCTGGCAGGGGGGTATTTCCCGGACCGGAATCCAGGGAAGCAGCGGTTTCTTGCCGGACTGGAAGCGATTTATCCGCTTACCCCCCGTTTTTCAGTAGCGGTTGGCGGAAAATATTATGAAGAGGACTCGCCAAGG from the Candidatus Zixiibacteriota bacterium genome contains:
- a CDS encoding DUF134 domain-containing protein produces the protein MPRPQCARRVHGAPKVCYFKPRGVPLTALDEVVLTVDELEAVRLADRDGLYQEDAAAKMNISRATFGRVLDSAHKKIAAALVEGKALRIEGGTVEMAVERKFKCAACGHQWQVAYGGGRPAACPQCQSANFHRAESDRGHARGGGGGRGGGRHGQGGGGRWER